In Rahnella aquatilis CIP 78.65 = ATCC 33071, one DNA window encodes the following:
- the glgX gene encoding glycogen debranching protein GlgX: MKQPAPGLPAPFGAHLRDNGVNFCLYSAHAEKVELCLFDETGSEQHLPLTGRTGNLWHGFVPDLKAGQRYGYRIYGPFDPKKGHRFNPKKVLIDPSARAIDGVLLDNARFTGGTDAPDDKDSAVVAPKSVVVAGNFNWGDDKPPATPWGETVIYEAHVRGLTRQHPHIPAAIRGTYAGLAHPVMLEYLQHLGVTAIELLPVQHHADEPRLQRLGLSNYWGYNVLAPCAVEPRYASGSGGVSALNEFKSAVKALHQAGIEVILDVVFNHSAELDIDGPFISFRGIDNASYYWLNEDGSDNNMTGCGNTLRLMDDEVIAWTIDCLHYWVRECHVDGFRFDLATVLGRTPEFSAQSPLFNAIKQDATLSQVKLIAEPWDIGTGGYQLGNFPAPFAEWSDIWRDDMRQFWLHGDTSLGQFAGRFAASADKFNPAQREPCASVNMLTAHDGFTLRDLVSFNQKHNQANGEENRDGHNENFSQNHGEEGLAASAQVLQQRRLSQRALLATLFLSQGTPMLLAGDELGNSQSGNNNAYCQDNPLTWLDWENADDSLTAYTCALIALRRKIPALTQNRWWQEGGDDVQWLNQQGQPMSPGDWEQGPQQWLQICLSQRWLVIVNASLHEVDLHLPPGNWQPVAPFNSVLFDEEPRRVMEGSQWRAAAKTLCVLQDFTPQSRSL; this comes from the coding sequence ATGAAACAGCCCGCTCCCGGTCTGCCCGCACCTTTTGGTGCGCATCTCAGAGATAACGGCGTCAATTTTTGCCTGTACTCCGCACATGCGGAAAAAGTGGAGTTATGTCTTTTTGATGAGACCGGAAGTGAGCAGCATCTGCCTTTGACGGGGCGAACCGGTAATCTCTGGCACGGATTTGTGCCGGATCTGAAAGCCGGACAGCGTTACGGTTACCGCATTTACGGGCCGTTCGACCCGAAAAAGGGTCACCGGTTTAACCCGAAAAAAGTCCTGATCGACCCGAGCGCACGCGCCATTGATGGCGTATTGCTCGACAACGCACGGTTCACCGGCGGCACCGATGCACCGGACGATAAAGACAGCGCTGTCGTTGCGCCGAAATCCGTGGTGGTCGCCGGAAATTTCAACTGGGGTGATGATAAACCGCCTGCGACACCCTGGGGTGAAACGGTGATTTACGAGGCGCATGTACGCGGCCTGACCCGCCAGCATCCGCATATTCCGGCAGCGATTCGCGGCACGTATGCCGGGCTGGCACATCCGGTGATGCTTGAATATTTGCAGCATCTGGGTGTCACCGCGATAGAACTGCTGCCGGTGCAGCATCATGCCGATGAACCGCGACTGCAACGTCTCGGACTCAGCAATTACTGGGGCTATAACGTGCTGGCACCGTGCGCCGTGGAACCGCGTTATGCCAGCGGGTCGGGCGGGGTGTCAGCGCTGAATGAATTTAAGTCGGCGGTCAAAGCGCTGCATCAGGCGGGTATCGAGGTGATCCTCGACGTGGTGTTCAATCACAGTGCCGAGCTGGATATCGACGGGCCGTTTATCTCGTTTCGCGGCATTGATAACGCCAGTTATTACTGGCTCAACGAAGACGGTTCCGACAACAACATGACCGGCTGCGGCAACACGCTGCGCCTGATGGACGATGAGGTCATCGCCTGGACAATTGACTGCCTGCATTACTGGGTACGCGAATGTCATGTCGATGGCTTCCGTTTTGATTTAGCCACCGTTCTCGGCAGAACGCCGGAGTTCAGTGCGCAATCGCCGCTGTTCAACGCCATTAAGCAGGATGCCACTCTCTCGCAGGTCAAACTCATCGCAGAACCCTGGGATATCGGTACAGGCGGCTATCAGCTCGGCAATTTCCCGGCGCCGTTTGCTGAATGGAGCGATATCTGGCGCGACGATATGCGTCAGTTCTGGCTGCACGGCGACACCTCCCTCGGCCAGTTTGCCGGACGTTTCGCGGCTTCTGCCGACAAATTCAATCCCGCACAACGCGAACCCTGCGCCAGCGTGAATATGCTGACGGCACACGACGGTTTCACGCTGCGCGATCTTGTGAGTTTTAACCAGAAACACAATCAGGCTAACGGCGAAGAAAATCGCGATGGCCACAATGAAAATTTCAGCCAAAACCACGGCGAAGAAGGGCTGGCGGCGTCTGCACAAGTTCTGCAACAGCGCCGTCTCAGTCAGCGTGCTTTGCTGGCAACGCTGTTTCTGTCACAGGGCACGCCGATGTTGCTGGCCGGTGATGAACTCGGTAACAGCCAGTCTGGCAACAACAACGCCTATTGTCAGGACAATCCGCTGACCTGGCTCGACTGGGAAAACGCGGATGACAGCCTGACAGCCTATACCTGTGCGCTGATTGCGCTGCGCCGGAAAATTCCGGCACTGACGCAAAATCGCTGGTGGCAGGAAGGCGGCGACGACGTGCAATGGCTGAATCAACAGGGGCAACCGATGAGCCCCGGTGACTGGGAGCAGGGCCCGCAGCAGTGGCTGCAAATCTGCCTGTCACAGCGCTGGCTGGTTATCGTGAATGCCTCGCTGCACGAGGTGGATTTGCACCTGCCGCCGGGAAACTGGCAGCCGGTTGCACCGTTCAATAGTGTGCTTTTTGATGAGGAACCCCGGCGTGTCATGGAAGGCTCGCAATGGCGGGCGGCAGCAAAAACCCTCTGTGTCCTACAAGATTTCACTCCACAGAGCCGGTCATTATAA
- the glgC gene encoding glucose-1-phosphate adenylyltransferase gives MATLDNRDPVMLARQLPLKSVALILAGGRGSRLKDLTATRAKPAVHFGGKFRIIDFALSNCLNSGIRRIGVITQYQSHTLVQHIQRGWSFFNEEMNEFVDLLPAQQRHSTEHWYKGTADAVYQNLDIIRRYNAEFVVILAGDHIYKMDYSRMLIDHVQKGGECTVACLEVPRAEASEFGVIGVTEDYHITSFVEKPKDPPPMPGNPDMALASMGIYIFNADYLFRMLEEDMASEESSHDFGKDLIPKLTRQGVARAHPFGLSCVTQNDEAPPYWRDVGTLDAYWRANLDLASVTPELDMYDRDWPIRTHMEPLPPAKFVQDRSGSHGMTMNSLVAGGVIVSGSVVVHSVLFPRVRVNSFCNIDSAIILPDVNVGRSCRLRKCVIDRACQIPEGMVIGENADEDSRRFYRSEGGVVLVTRAMLAKL, from the coding sequence ATGGCGACATTAGATAACCGGGACCCGGTCATGCTGGCAAGACAGTTGCCGCTGAAATCCGTGGCATTGATCCTTGCCGGGGGCCGTGGTTCAAGACTGAAAGATTTGACCGCAACCCGGGCAAAACCCGCCGTTCATTTTGGCGGAAAATTCCGCATCATTGATTTCGCTCTGTCAAATTGCCTGAACTCCGGCATTCGCCGCATCGGCGTGATCACGCAATATCAGTCACATACGCTGGTGCAGCATATCCAGCGCGGCTGGTCTTTCTTTAACGAAGAAATGAACGAATTCGTGGATTTACTCCCGGCCCAGCAACGTCACAGTACCGAGCACTGGTACAAAGGGACCGCCGATGCGGTTTATCAGAATCTGGATATTATCCGCCGTTACAACGCTGAATTTGTGGTGATCCTGGCGGGTGATCATATCTACAAAATGGACTACTCGCGGATGTTGATCGACCACGTGCAGAAAGGCGGTGAATGTACCGTCGCCTGCCTGGAAGTGCCGCGCGCCGAGGCCAGTGAATTCGGTGTTATCGGCGTCACTGAGGATTATCACATCACCAGTTTCGTCGAAAAACCCAAAGACCCGCCGCCGATGCCCGGCAATCCCGATATGGCGCTGGCGAGCATGGGCATCTACATTTTTAATGCAGACTATCTGTTTCGCATGCTTGAAGAAGACATGGCGAGTGAAGAGTCGAGCCATGATTTCGGCAAAGATCTGATCCCGAAACTGACCCGTCAGGGCGTCGCCCGCGCGCATCCGTTTGGCCTGTCCTGCGTCACGCAAAACGATGAAGCGCCGCCGTACTGGCGTGATGTCGGTACGCTCGATGCTTACTGGCGCGCCAATCTGGATCTGGCTTCTGTCACCCCGGAACTGGATATGTACGACCGCGACTGGCCGATCCGTACCCATATGGAGCCGCTGCCGCCCGCCAAATTTGTGCAGGATCGCTCAGGCAGCCACGGTATGACCATGAATTCGCTGGTGGCCGGTGGCGTGATTGTTTCCGGTTCGGTGGTGGTGCATTCCGTGTTGTTCCCGCGGGTACGTGTCAATTCTTTCTGCAATATCGATTCGGCCATCATCCTGCCGGATGTGAATGTGGGTCGTTCATGCCGTTTACGCAAATGCGTTATTGACCGCGCTTGTCAGATCCCTGAAGGCATGGTGATTGGTGAGAATGCCGATGAAGACAGCCGCCGTTTCTACCGTTCGGAAGGTGGCGTGGTGCTGGTGACCCGCGCAATGCTGGCGAAACTATAA
- the glgA gene encoding glycogen synthase GlgA: protein MQVLHVCSELFPLLKTGGLADVAGALPAAQIAEGADVRVLIPAFPDVKKGLGETQVIGTLATFAGHVTLSLGYFDGVGIYLIDVPGLYDRPGSPYHDQSSFAYPDNHLRFALLSWMACELALNFDPHWKPDIVHSHDWHAGLCSAYIRARNAPVRTVFTVHNLAFQGLFGAHHLDELYIPREFFQMHGLEFYGQISFLKAGLFYSDHVTTVSPTYAKEITRPEFGYGMESLLLEREMQGRLTGILNGVDEAIWQPRDDVLLSARYDAEDLRSKAVNKAYLQRAMGLDVDDSRLVFAVVSRLTSQKGLDLVLEALPDLLERGGQLALLGAGDAVLQQAFLAAAADNPGQVGVQLGYHEAFSHRIIGGADVIMVPSRFEPCGLTQLYGLKYGTLPLVRRTGGLADTVVDCALENLADGTASGFVFEEATGKSLGNAIRRAFVLWSRPKHWRHVQQHAMGIDFGWKVAAQEYLTLYNRLLS from the coding sequence ATGCAGGTTTTACATGTTTGTTCTGAGCTGTTTCCGCTGTTAAAAACGGGCGGCCTTGCGGATGTCGCCGGTGCATTACCCGCCGCTCAGATTGCGGAGGGCGCGGATGTCCGCGTGCTCATTCCGGCTTTCCCTGACGTCAAAAAAGGACTGGGGGAAACGCAGGTGATTGGTACGCTGGCAACCTTTGCGGGGCATGTCACCCTTTCACTAGGTTACTTTGATGGCGTGGGGATTTATCTGATTGATGTGCCGGGATTGTATGACCGTCCCGGCAGTCCGTATCACGATCAATCGTCGTTTGCCTACCCGGATAACCATCTGCGCTTTGCATTGCTGAGCTGGATGGCCTGCGAACTGGCGCTGAATTTCGATCCGCACTGGAAGCCCGATATCGTCCATTCTCATGACTGGCACGCCGGGCTGTGTTCCGCCTATATCCGCGCCCGCAACGCACCGGTGCGCACGGTTTTCACCGTCCATAATCTGGCGTTTCAGGGGCTGTTTGGCGCGCATCATCTCGATGAGTTGTATATCCCGCGCGAATTTTTCCAGATGCACGGGCTGGAATTCTACGGTCAGATCTCTTTCCTGAAAGCCGGTCTGTTCTATTCCGACCATGTGACTACCGTCAGCCCGACGTACGCGAAAGAAATCACCCGTCCGGAATTTGGTTACGGCATGGAATCCCTGTTGCTGGAACGCGAAATGCAGGGGCGGCTGACGGGGATCCTTAACGGTGTTGATGAAGCCATCTGGCAGCCGCGTGATGACGTGCTGCTGTCGGCGCGCTACGACGCGGAAGATTTACGCTCGAAAGCGGTCAATAAAGCCTATCTGCAAAGGGCGATGGGGCTGGATGTCGATGATTCGCGTCTGGTATTTGCCGTTGTCAGCCGTCTGACCAGCCAGAAAGGGCTGGATCTGGTGCTCGAAGCTTTGCCGGACTTGCTCGAACGCGGTGGCCAGCTGGCGCTTTTGGGCGCAGGTGACGCAGTCCTGCAACAGGCATTTCTGGCGGCGGCGGCGGACAATCCGGGGCAGGTCGGCGTGCAGCTCGGTTATCACGAAGCGTTTTCCCACCGTATTATCGGCGGGGCGGATGTCATTATGGTGCCGAGCCGCTTCGAGCCTTGCGGATTAACTCAATTGTATGGTCTTAAATACGGCACGTTGCCGCTGGTGCGCCGCACCGGCGGGCTGGCTGACACGGTGGTCGATTGTGCGCTGGAAAATCTGGCCGACGGAACGGCCAGTGGTTTTGTCTTTGAAGAAGCAACGGGGAAATCGCTGGGCAATGCGATCCGCCGGGCATTTGTTTTGTGGAGCCGACCGAAACACTGGCGACACGTCCAACAACACGCTATGGGTATTGATTTCGGCTGGAAGGTGGCTGCACAGGAATATCTCACCCTGTACAACCGTCTGCTGTCCTGA
- the glgP gene encoding glycogen phosphorylase, translating to MTSPFNYNSPTVSVEALKHSIAYKLMFIIGKDPSIATQHDWLNATLFAVRDRMVERWLRSNRAQTSQDVRQVYYLSMEFLIGRTLSNALLAMGIYDDLKSALDEMGFDLEELIGEENDPGLGNGGLGRLAACFLDSLATLALPGRGYGIRYEYGMFAQSIINGEQKEAPDYWLEYGNPWEFQRYNTRYKVRFGGRVQHEGIKTRWLETEEVIACAYDQVIPGYDTDATNTLRLWGAQASNEINLGKFNQGDYFAAVEDKNHSENVSRVLYPDDSTYSGRELRLRQEYFLVSATVQDILNRHYTTHHTYDNLADKIAIHLNDTHPVLSIPELMRLLIDEHKFEWQAAWETVCSVFSYTNHTLMSEALETWPVDMIGKILPRHLEIIFQINDHFLKEVAEKIPNDNGLLSRVSIIDEGNGRKVRMAWLAVIASHKVNGVSELHSELMVQSLFADFARIYPDRFCNKTNGVTPRRWLALANKPLSAVIDDAIGQTWRSDLSQLAELKQNLDYLSFLQAIRKAKLDNKKRLALYIAQKLNIVVDPKSLFDVQIKRIHEYKRQLMNVLHVITRYNRILDEPEADWVPRTVIFAGKAASAYYAAKQIIRLINDVATVINNDPRMGNKLKIVFIPNYSVSLAQLIIPAADLSEQISLAGTEASGTSNMKFALNGALTIGTLDGANVEMLEHVGEENIFIFGNTTPQVEELRRKGYNPHTYFEQDAELHQVLTQIATGVFSPGEPKRYTNLFDTLVNLGDHYQVLADYRSYVDTQDKVDELYKLPEEWTRRTLHNIANMGYFSSDRTIQEYADEIWNIKPVKL from the coding sequence ATGACTTCACCGTTTAATTACAACTCACCGACAGTCAGTGTCGAAGCGCTTAAGCATTCTATTGCCTATAAACTGATGTTTATCATTGGCAAAGATCCCTCTATTGCGACACAACATGACTGGCTGAACGCCACATTGTTTGCGGTGCGCGACCGCATGGTGGAACGCTGGTTGCGTTCTAACCGGGCGCAAACCTCACAGGACGTACGGCAGGTTTATTACCTGTCGATGGAGTTTCTGATTGGACGGACGCTTTCCAATGCGCTGCTGGCGATGGGCATTTACGATGACCTGAAAAGCGCGCTTGATGAAATGGGCTTTGATCTCGAAGAACTGATCGGTGAAGAAAATGACCCTGGTTTAGGCAACGGTGGCCTCGGACGACTGGCGGCCTGTTTCCTTGATTCGCTGGCGACGCTGGCGCTGCCGGGGCGCGGTTACGGCATCCGGTATGAATACGGTATGTTTGCGCAAAGCATCATCAACGGTGAGCAAAAAGAAGCGCCGGATTACTGGCTGGAATACGGTAACCCGTGGGAATTCCAGCGTTACAACACCCGTTATAAAGTGCGTTTCGGCGGACGTGTGCAACATGAAGGCATCAAAACCCGCTGGCTGGAAACCGAGGAGGTCATCGCCTGCGCTTACGATCAGGTCATTCCCGGCTACGACACCGACGCGACCAACACGTTGCGCTTGTGGGGCGCGCAGGCCAGTAACGAAATCAATCTGGGTAAATTTAATCAGGGCGATTATTTCGCGGCGGTGGAAGATAAAAACCATTCTGAGAACGTGTCCCGCGTATTGTATCCCGATGATTCGACCTATTCCGGCCGCGAGCTGCGGTTGCGTCAGGAATATTTCCTGGTGTCAGCGACCGTGCAGGATATCCTTAACCGGCATTACACCACGCACCATACTTACGACAATCTGGCTGATAAAATCGCCATCCACCTCAACGACACGCACCCGGTGCTGTCGATCCCTGAGCTGATGCGCCTGTTAATCGACGAGCATAAATTCGAGTGGCAAGCCGCATGGGAAACCGTGTGCAGTGTGTTCTCTTACACCAACCACACGCTGATGAGCGAAGCGCTGGAAACCTGGCCGGTAGACATGATCGGCAAGATCCTGCCGCGCCATCTGGAGATTATTTTCCAGATTAACGATCACTTCCTGAAAGAAGTGGCGGAAAAGATCCCCAATGATAATGGCCTGCTGTCGCGTGTCTCGATTATTGATGAAGGCAACGGACGCAAAGTGCGGATGGCATGGCTGGCGGTGATCGCCAGTCATAAAGTTAATGGTGTTTCCGAACTGCATTCCGAACTGATGGTGCAATCGCTGTTCGCCGATTTCGCCCGTATTTATCCGGACCGTTTTTGTAATAAAACCAATGGTGTCACGCCGCGCCGCTGGCTGGCGCTGGCCAATAAACCGCTGTCAGCGGTGATTGACGACGCCATCGGCCAGACCTGGCGTTCCGATCTCAGTCAACTGGCGGAACTGAAACAGAATCTGGATTATCTGAGCTTCCTGCAGGCAATCCGCAAGGCCAAGCTGGACAATAAAAAGCGGCTGGCACTGTATATCGCCCAGAAGCTGAACATCGTGGTCGATCCGAAAAGCCTGTTCGACGTGCAGATTAAGCGCATCCATGAATACAAACGTCAGTTGATGAACGTGCTGCATGTCATCACCCGCTACAACCGCATTCTGGATGAACCTGAGGCTGACTGGGTGCCACGCACGGTGATTTTCGCCGGTAAAGCGGCCTCGGCATACTATGCGGCGAAGCAGATCATCCGGCTGATCAACGACGTGGCGACAGTGATCAACAACGATCCGCGCATGGGTAACAAACTGAAGATCGTTTTCATTCCGAACTACAGTGTCAGCCTGGCGCAGCTGATCATTCCGGCGGCGGATCTTTCCGAGCAAATCTCGCTGGCGGGAACTGAAGCGTCGGGCACCAGTAACATGAAATTTGCCCTGAATGGCGCGCTGACCATTGGCACGCTGGACGGTGCCAACGTCGAAATGCTCGAACACGTGGGTGAGGAGAATATCTTTATCTTTGGCAATACCACGCCACAGGTCGAGGAATTACGCCGCAAAGGCTACAACCCGCATACCTACTTCGAGCAGGACGCCGAACTGCATCAGGTGCTGACGCAAATTGCCACCGGCGTCTTCAGCCCTGGCGAGCCGAAGCGTTACACTAACCTGTTCGATACGCTGGTGAATCTCGGTGATCACTATCAGGTACTGGCGGATTACCGCAGTTATGTCGATACGCAGGATAAAGTCGATGAGCTGTATAAACTGCCGGAAGAGTGGACGCGCCGCACGCTGCATAACATCGCCAACATGGGCTATTTCTCCTCGGACCGTACCATTCAGGAATACGCCGATGAGATCTGGAACATTAAACCGGTGAAGTTGTAG
- the glpD gene encoding glycerol-3-phosphate dehydrogenase — protein sequence METKDLIVIGGGINGTGIAVDAAGRGLSVLLLEAQDLACATSSASSKLIHGGLRYLEHYEFRLVSEALAEREVLLKMAPHIAFPMRFRLPHQPHLRPAWMIRAGLFLYDHLGKRTSLPASKGLKFGSESVLKPELTKGFEYSDCWVDDARLVVVNAQEVEERGGEVRTRTRVTRAWREDGLWMVEAEDIDTGKTFTWRAKGLVNATGPWVKHFFDDGLKLKSPYGIRLIKGSHIVVPRAHNQPQAYILQNEDHRIVFVIPWMDEFSIIGTTDVEYHGDPKDVKIDDKEVGYLLKVYNDHFKKQLTTEDIVWTYSGVRPLCDDESDSPQAVTRDYTLDVHDQDGKAPLLSVFGGKLTTYRKLAEHALEKLVKYYPKAGPAWTKTAVLPGGKLNGDRDTYSASLRTRFKWLPESLARRYARTYGSQTELFLNEATSLESLGEDFGHGFYEAELRYLVEKEWVSQLDDAIWRRTKLGMWLDKAQQQRIAEWLETHKQQKKHLSLAS from the coding sequence GTGGAAACCAAAGACTTGATCGTAATTGGTGGCGGTATTAATGGTACCGGCATCGCAGTCGATGCAGCTGGCCGCGGGCTGTCTGTTCTGCTGCTTGAAGCGCAAGACTTGGCCTGCGCGACCTCTTCGGCCAGTTCTAAACTGATCCACGGTGGCCTGCGCTATCTGGAACATTACGAATTCCGTCTGGTCAGCGAAGCGCTGGCTGAACGTGAAGTGCTGTTGAAAATGGCACCGCATATTGCCTTCCCGATGCGTTTCCGTTTACCGCATCAGCCGCATCTGCGCCCGGCCTGGATGATCCGCGCCGGTTTGTTCCTGTACGACCATCTGGGTAAACGCACCAGCCTGCCGGCCAGTAAAGGCCTGAAATTCGGCAGTGAATCCGTGCTGAAGCCAGAACTGACCAAAGGTTTTGAATACTCAGACTGCTGGGTTGACGATGCGCGTTTAGTGGTGGTCAATGCACAGGAAGTGGAAGAGCGTGGCGGCGAAGTCCGCACCCGCACCCGCGTGACCCGTGCATGGCGTGAAGACGGCCTGTGGATGGTGGAAGCTGAAGACATCGATACCGGCAAAACCTTTACCTGGCGCGCCAAAGGTCTGGTGAACGCCACCGGCCCGTGGGTAAAACATTTCTTCGACGACGGCCTGAAGCTGAAATCGCCATACGGCATTCGTCTGATCAAAGGCAGCCATATTGTGGTGCCGCGCGCGCACAATCAGCCGCAGGCCTACATTCTGCAAAACGAAGATCACCGCATTGTGTTTGTGATCCCGTGGATGGATGAATTTTCTATCATCGGCACCACCGACGTGGAATATCACGGCGATCCGAAAGATGTGAAAATCGATGATAAAGAAGTCGGTTATCTGCTGAAAGTCTATAACGATCACTTTAAGAAACAGCTGACCACCGAAGACATCGTCTGGACCTATTCCGGTGTGCGTCCGTTGTGCGATGATGAATCAGATTCACCGCAGGCCGTGACCCGCGATTACACGCTCGACGTTCATGATCAGGACGGCAAAGCGCCGCTGCTTTCTGTCTTCGGCGGCAAACTGACCACTTACCGTAAACTGGCCGAACACGCGCTGGAAAAACTGGTGAAGTACTATCCGAAAGCTGGCCCGGCGTGGACCAAAACGGCCGTGCTGCCGGGTGGGAAACTGAACGGCGACCGCGATACTTACAGCGCCAGTCTGCGTACCCGCTTCAAATGGTTACCTGAATCGCTGGCCCGTCGTTATGCACGGACTTATGGCAGCCAGACAGAGTTGTTCCTCAATGAGGCAACCAGTCTGGAATCGCTGGGCGAAGATTTCGGTCACGGATTCTATGAAGCGGAACTGCGCTATCTGGTGGAAAAAGAGTGGGTTTCACAGCTTGATGATGCCATCTGGCGTCGTACCAAACTCGGTATGTGGCTGGACAAAGCCCAGCAACAACGTATCGCCGAATGGCTGGAAACACACAAACAGCAGAAGAAACACTTGTCGCTGGCGTCGTGA
- a CDS encoding DeoR/GlpR family transcriptional regulator translates to MKQTQRHDAIIDLVRQQGYVSTEELVEHFAVSPQTIRRDLNDLAEQNKIHRHHGGAALPSSSVNAAYNDRKVMWSEAKARIAERVASQIPDGSTLFIDIGTTPEAVAHALLNHKNLRIVTNNLNVATLLTAKEDFRLFLAGGEVRARDGGIMGEATLDFISQFRLDYGILGISGIDMDGSLLEFDYHEARTKRAIIENSRCVMLVTDHSKFGRNAMVNLGKMDLIHYLFTDKQPPDSVKQIIDKYDVHLELC, encoded by the coding sequence GTGAAACAAACACAACGCCATGATGCAATTATCGATTTAGTCCGCCAGCAGGGTTATGTCAGCACCGAAGAGCTGGTGGAGCACTTTGCTGTCAGCCCGCAAACTATCCGCCGTGATCTGAATGATCTGGCGGAACAGAATAAAATTCACCGACACCATGGCGGCGCGGCCTTGCCGTCCAGCTCGGTGAATGCGGCATACAATGACCGTAAAGTCATGTGGTCGGAAGCGAAAGCGCGTATCGCTGAGCGTGTCGCCAGCCAGATCCCTGACGGTTCAACGCTGTTTATTGATATCGGCACCACGCCGGAAGCCGTGGCGCACGCGCTGCTTAATCATAAAAATCTGCGGATCGTGACCAATAATCTGAACGTCGCGACACTGCTGACAGCCAAGGAGGATTTTCGTTTATTCCTCGCAGGCGGCGAAGTGCGGGCCCGCGACGGTGGGATCATGGGGGAAGCAACACTCGATTTCATCTCTCAGTTCCGCCTTGATTACGGTATTCTTGGCATCAGTGGCATTGATATGGACGGTTCGCTGCTCGAATTCGACTATCACGAAGCCCGCACCAAACGGGCGATTATTGAAAACTCCCGCTGCGTTATGCTGGTAACCGACCATTCCAAGTTTGGTCGCAACGCGATGGTTAATCTGGGAAAAATGGATTTGATTCACTATCTGTTCACGGATAAACAGCCGCCGGACAGCGTGAAACAAATCATCGATAAGTACGACGTGCATCTCGAACTCTGCTGA
- the glpG gene encoding rhomboid family intramembrane serine protease GlpG, with product MVRILNLNNPRLAQAFVDYMATQGFTLTMKHESQEVQLWLEDESRLEEAEKQVALFVRDPLHPRYQEASWKTGKAQPHLKMSHTPFLKTLRSRAGPLTIGMIVLSLAVFILQQMVGDELVMSWLAWPDSSRVFQLWRWFTPALMNFSFIALLINLAWWWYLASQIEMHLGSGKLFTVTLISALISGWGQSMVSGSWFGGLSGVVYALMGYAWLTGQLKPESRLYVPGGLLVISLIFMFIGYATGGAAVSNAAHAFGLGLGLVMAFVDTRTPRNKKSK from the coding sequence ATGGTGCGCATTCTTAACCTGAACAACCCCCGCCTGGCTCAGGCTTTTGTCGATTACATGGCAACGCAGGGTTTTACGCTGACGATGAAACACGAAAGTCAGGAAGTACAGCTCTGGCTGGAAGATGAATCCCGTCTCGAAGAGGCCGAGAAGCAGGTGGCGCTGTTTGTGCGCGATCCCCTGCATCCGCGCTATCAGGAAGCCAGCTGGAAAACCGGCAAGGCGCAGCCACATTTAAAGATGTCGCACACACCTTTCCTGAAAACCCTGCGCAGCCGCGCCGGACCGCTGACCATCGGCATGATTGTGCTGAGCCTGGCGGTATTTATCCTGCAACAAATGGTGGGCGACGAGCTGGTGATGAGCTGGCTTGCCTGGCCGGACAGTTCGCGCGTTTTCCAGCTGTGGCGGTGGTTCACCCCGGCCCTGATGAATTTCTCCTTTATTGCCCTGTTGATTAATCTGGCATGGTGGTGGTATCTCGCCAGCCAGATAGAAATGCATCTGGGCAGCGGCAAACTGTTTACCGTGACCCTGATTTCTGCCCTGATCAGCGGCTGGGGCCAGTCGATGGTCAGCGGTTCGTGGTTTGGCGGGTTGTCCGGCGTGGTCTATGCACTGATGGGTTACGCCTGGCTGACCGGCCAGCTGAAACCGGAAAGTCGTCTGTACGTGCCCGGCGGGTTACTGGTCATTTCGTTGATTTTCATGTTCATTGGCTATGCAACCGGCGGCGCTGCCGTGTCGAATGCCGCACATGCATTTGGTCTCGGTCTCGGACTGGTCATGGCATTTGTTGATACGCGCACTCCGCGCAACAAAAAAAGCAAGTAA